The DNA window CCTGTTTCATCAGGGCGAAAGCAATCTGCGCCCCCTGGGTAATCGGTCGGCCCTCGACACGCTGGCCGATTACCTCAAACGCAACCCGCGCCGGCTGCTGATCGTGACGGGCTACCACACCCCCACCGAAAGCAGCCAAACACTGGCGGGGAACCTCGGCGCGCTGCGGGCGCAGGCCGTGCAAGACTACCTGCTCGACGCGGACGTCCCCGAGGAGCAGCTACAGATTCGGGGGCAACGGGCCGAGTCGTTTCCGGTCGTGCGCGACTCCACCAGCGCCCTGTCGTTCGCCTTTGTCCCGATCCGCATCGACGCCGACTGGCTGGCGCGGCATCAGTATTACGTTGACCTGGTTCACCCGCTTCAGCTGTATTTCCCCACCGGAAGCACTGAATACATCCAAACCCCTGACAATGAACGGTTCGCCCATGAAGCTGTTGCTTATCTGCGTATCCACCCGCGCGAACGGCTCCGCATCACGGGCCATACAGATAGCGTGGGTACCGTCGCGGGTAACCTCCGGCTGTCGCGGGCGCGGGCAATGGCGGTACGGGATCAGCTCGTAAAACAGGGTGTTTCCAACCGCCAGTTTACGGTGGTGGCGATGGGTGATAAAAACCCCATTGCGCCGAACGCGCTACCCGAAGGCCGCGAAGCGAACCGGCGCGTAACGCTGGTGGTAGACCAACGCTAGTATGTTCGATCTGAATCCGTACCACCTCCAGAACGCCAGTCTGTTGCATTTCCTGATGCTACAGGGAACGGCTCTGCTGGGGTACCTGATCTTCAGCCGGTATTACGAACAGCGTCTGCGTGACCTGATGACTACCCGGCGACTGTTACAGGCCGAGTCTGATGTGATTCAGATCATCGAACCTGAGGTCGAAGAAGTATTCGTCGTGACGCCCGGCAGCGACGACCTGAAGGAGATCGCGGGCGTCAACGCGAAAGCCGAAGCCATCCTGAACGGCATCGGCATTTTTCGCTTTGAGCAACTGGCCCAGACGCCCGTCACGACGGTACGCCGGGTGCTGGCCGAACACGGACCGCTTTTGTTTACGTACGACCCCGTTACCTGGCCCGGTCAGGCCGGTCTGGCCGCCGACGGACGCTGGGACGAGCTGCGCAGCTGGCAGGAACAGATGCGTCGGGGCAACAACCTGGACTATACCCATCTGCTTTCCTGATGAATTCGCTAAACCCCTGGGTCGCGCTGTTCGAGATGCTGTTTTTGCTGGGAGCCGCCTTTACGCTGGGCTGGGGCATCGCTTACCTGCGCTACCGCAAGCCCATGCACACGCAACAGCAGGCGATTGAGCAGTTGCAACAGAAGACCAGCGGCTTTGCCAATACGAATGATACCTAACGACGGCTAGTTTTGGAAGAAGTACTTCATATCATTACCAATGCATCGCTGATCCAGCAGGAACTTGAGTGGCTGGAAGCGGTGATCAGTACACGTATGAGTCTGTATTTTCAGACCGAGTGCGACTACGAATCCGTCGAAGATATTCCTATGCCCGATGTTAGCGACGATCCGTCTCCTTACGGTCGTCTGCTTATCAGCAACGGATTGAACGCCGTCGAACGCCTGGTTCTCATTCTGACGTTGACCCCGCACATCCGCCCGCAACTGCTCGATTATTTTTTTGTTCGGAATACCGCTTACGACCGGGGCTTTACCGAATTCGGCGGTATTAAAGGCAAAAATCACAGTGGCTTTCTCCCCACGGGCGAAACGGCGCTATTCCTGCTGGCAGGCGACGATATCCAACGGCGCATCCGGTTACAAACGATGCTGCTGCATGAGTCGGTCCTCCTGCGAAAGAACATAATCCGGCTGAGCGTAGCCGATCCTGAAGAACCGGCCTTGAGCGCCCCCCTACTGCTGACACCCGATTATGTCGCTTACTTGACCACCGGCGAATTCAGCAAGCCCAACTTCAGCCCCGACTTCCCCGCCAGTCTCGTTTTAACCAACATGGACTGGTCCGATCTGGTCATCGAGTCGCACGTGATGGCCGAAGTGATGGAAATCAAATCGTGGATCGATCAGGCGGATGAATTGATGAAAGACGCGCACCTGAAGAAGTACCTTAAACCGGGATACCGGGCGCTGTTTTATGGCCCTCCCGGCACGGGGAAGACCTTAACCGCCAGTCTGCTCGGCCGCTCGACCGGGCTGGACGTGTACAAAATCGACCTATCTATGGTCGTGTCGAAGTACATTGGCGAAACTGAGAAAAACTTAGGGAGAGTTTTCGACGTAGCCCAGAGTCGCAAATGGATTCTTTTCTTTGATGAAGCAGACGCCCTGTTCGGAAAGCGCTCCGAGACCAACTCGTCCAACGACCGTCATGCCAATCAGGAAGTCGCTTACCTGCTACAGCGCATAGAAGATTTCCCCGGCGTGGTGATTCTGGCCACCAACCTCAAAGACAACATCGACGAGGCCTTCGCGCGTCGCTTTCAGTCGATTATTCACTTCCCCCCCCCAACACCAGCAAGCGCACGCAGCTCTGGAAACAGGCCTTCAACGGCCCCTATGAATTGGCTAAAGATGTAGACTTTGAGAGCATCGCCGAGAAATATACCATCGCGGGCGGAGCAATCATCAACGTGCTACGCTACTGTGTGCTGGCAGCGTCGCAACACCACCGCCCCATCCGTCAGGACGATATCCTGACAGGTCTCAAAAAAGAATTCCACAAATCGGGGAAGACGCTGGAAGATATAGCCAAGAGTACGAATCGACGGTACTAGCGTATCTCAGCCCGCAAATCAATCTAATGTCGCAGCTACCTGACACGGTAACAATTGGCCAATAGTCTGAAAAATATTTGTCTCTACGGCTCGATTTTTCTGTATCGTTTTGTTACTTAAAATGTCAATTGCTTGTTCGTTTCCAAGTCAAGAGTAATCGCTTTTTTCAAATCTGACAGTGTCAGATTATTCATCTCTTTCCCCCGGAATGCGTTCGAATCTATGTGAATATCAAAAGAGTTAGACCGACGAAGCCTGGTTTCTCCCTTCTTCTTACTTTCGCTCTCAAACATATTTTTTTGCGCATTATGAGTCATGTTACCTTTGTGACCTCCGGTTGTATAATCCACGGCGTATAGCATTTTGCCATTTTTCATAGCCATATCATGTTCGTGAATTGACTCACAACCACATGGCATACTAGGATTTTTATTACAGGCCTGGTTAGTAGAAAATATACTTCTGGTATTCAATTCTTCTGTTTTACCTAATGTTTTTTCATTCTGTTCAGCCAGCAGTTCGTTGATAAATCCTTTCAAAATCTGATTCTTACCGTTAACTAAAGCGCGGAACTGTTGCTCTGTATGGGCAGCGGAAACACCCCCAAAAAGTGGATGTTTTCCACCCATGCCTGCACTTTGCAGATGTACCGTAAAGTTCCATCCTCTATGCTTTATGGTAGCTGCCAATAAATTCTTTTTAGTCCATTTACCCCGTTTCCGTTCTATGCGCAGGGTTCTGGCCGCTCGGCGCATAGCGGATAATTTTGTATGGCCTACCTTCAGTTTCTCGGATCTATCTTTTAACGTACGCTTCGCTAACTGCGCAACGCTTCGTGCTGCTGGTTCAACGCTGGACCGCTGCTGCATTACGGATTTGACTACCGTGTTATTAATGTTAGCCTGCAATTGCCGCTGAGCAACCGCTTGTGCGCGGTTATCGACAAAAAGATTGCTGGTTTGACTGACGCGCTGAATGCTGTCAGCGCTAGGCCGGCTATTTGCTACTTTAGCTATTCCAAGCGACTTCATAGACTACAGATTAAAGCTAACGAGATCATTAAAAAGTATACTTTGCACTGGGTGCATTCGAACGCATATTTTGCAACGCGTTACTGCTCTGTCTACAACTATCAAAACAGCCGACGTTTTTATCAATGGCACTTAGTTGTGGTTGGCAACGGTGTAGGTTCTAGTACCAACAGTAATTGTTTCATCCTTGCTTTGCGGAGTTATTCCTAAACTTGGAAAATATGTAGCTCCAGCCGACTCTATCTTAATCTTTCCACTGTATGGTAAACCTAATTTCGAGCAATCAACTGTATTACCTAGTTGACTAAGCCTTTTTTGTAAGATAGCTGTAACCATAGGTTCCGTCAAATTAGCCGGGAACATGGTACTCCACTTACATGTATCGCCACCAGCACTGGTAGTCCACCAGATTTGATGAACCGAATTGATACCACCTACTCTTTTCAGAAGTATAGCTCCGTCTGGCAGCGCACCGTTTGCATACGCATGTAAACCCGTAGGAGCCTGCCCCCCATCAACGCTCATCATGTGCGTTTGTAGATTTTGGGGAAGCCCCCGCCAGTTCGCACTAGTATGTTTTAGTTTAGCTTTTCCACCTCGCAACTGAACTGTTGCTCCAGGTTGTTTATACCTGTTGGCAACCTCTTGCAACTTTCGTTGCGTAATCAGCTGCGGCCGATTACTTTCAATCGTTTTAGCTGACTCACTGACCCGTTGAATTGAATTGGCATTAGATAGGCTAGTCGAGCCTTTTGATAAACCCACAAATG is part of the Spirosoma rhododendri genome and encodes:
- a CDS encoding OmpA family protein → MSRFWPWWAVLGVWVTGSVLVHLFYIKRIRFSAELVLPPVRIVDGTQLRLRLPGNLFHQGESNLRPLGNRSALDTLADYLKRNPRRLLIVTGYHTPTESSQTLAGNLGALRAQAVQDYLLDADVPEEQLQIRGQRAESFPVVRDSTSALSFAFVPIRIDADWLARHQYYVDLVHPLQLYFPTGSTEYIQTPDNERFAHEAVAYLRIHPRERLRITGHTDSVGTVAGNLRLSRARAMAVRDQLVKQGVSNRQFTVVAMGDKNPIAPNALPEGREANRRVTLVVDQR
- a CDS encoding ATP-binding protein; the encoded protein is MEEVLHIITNASLIQQELEWLEAVISTRMSLYFQTECDYESVEDIPMPDVSDDPSPYGRLLISNGLNAVERLVLILTLTPHIRPQLLDYFFVRNTAYDRGFTEFGGIKGKNHSGFLPTGETALFLLAGDDIQRRIRLQTMLLHESVLLRKNIIRLSVADPEEPALSAPLLLTPDYVAYLTTGEFSKPNFSPDFPASLVLTNMDWSDLVIESHVMAEVMEIKSWIDQADELMKDAHLKKYLKPGYRALFYGPPGTGKTLTASLLGRSTGLDVYKIDLSMVVSKYIGETEKNLGRVFDVAQSRKWILFFDEADALFGKRSETNSSNDRHANQEVAYLLQRIEDFPGVVILATNLKDNIDEAFARRFQSIIHFPPPTPASARSSGNRPSTAPMNWLKM